A window of Canis lupus baileyi chromosome 3, mCanLup2.hap1, whole genome shotgun sequence genomic DNA:
tggggaatctgATTCTCTTTCTAACACTTCTCCTGCTACCCCTCACcctgttcatgtgtgtgtgtgtgcatggcgACCATGCTCACTCTCtagaataaatagatctttaaaaaatatagacctattaaaaatgagaaaacataagaCACTAAAATTTAGTAGCTATGTTTCATGGTATGTGAAAATAGGTATCTGTTACTTTagagtaatatttaaaatatcctcaTCACAGGCCATTACAAATTCAACTTACTGTCTCATACTTACCTCCTGTAGTTTAGACTGTATCCACTGGCCCAAAAGTGCCAAACTATCTCGAGGACAAATGGCCCAAATCATTGTGAGAAAAATCAGACCTAGGAAATCCAATAAATGAACCAAGCTAGCCTTTTCTGCCTGagaataatcaaaataatgaaaattacatttaataaattGAGAATATGTACAAAAAAAGACAGCATATACCTACATCTTCTAGTTCATCATGTATAATCACACTAAATAATTACATTTAACTGACCTTCACCAACTAAGAtcacatgttctttttcttcatgtgCTTTATTTATTCCATCCCTTGCTTACATACTTGcttacatgtttatatatattcactcattcagctaacatttactgagccacCTACATCATATAGATGAAACTGAACAATGACAGGTTCAAAGATATGAACATAAGTTCATTAACCTATGGTTCTTATATTAATAAGTATAATAAGATCTTGTGAAATAGGTTCAATTATCCCTATTTGATAAAGAAACTAAGATGgagagaaactaaaagaattgtCAAAATTCCCAAAGCTATTAGTAAAAGGACTAGAAATCAAACCCCAGGAAGTTTTAGTTTCTAATGTAgtcattaaattgtttttaaagcgAACAAATGTGCTCATTATGATTATACCTTTGGACAGACTAAACACTACCTAACATATGAAATAGTTAAAACAAGGAAAATTCAGAAGAAGattggaaatttattttaaataaaagtcttttgGATTTTAAGACCAAATGTTTCATTTAGGCAAGTCTGCAAAATTATcactctgatatttctcactagGAAATCAACTTCTgtgaagttttatatttatttacagtaATAACCAATTTTAGTTAAAATAGTTGTTTTGAGTAGTAATTTCCAATTACAAGTTTAACATACTGAATTGTTCACTGTTCCCTATTTAAGttgataaataaatgttaatataatGCTGACATTGTTCATACAGGAATCATTACTTGAATGTATGAAACATGGCTGACAACTTAAAATAATCACATAGAACACTTCTCTTAATATAATCTGCCTTCACAAAGCATTCTTTGCTTCATTATACAAACTGTGTGTCATGAAAAACAATTATGGAATTATTTTAGCACAAAAGAGTAAAACTACAAAAGATAAAGTTATTATTGAAGATAAAATCcttgttattaattattaaagaatataattcCTATTagttttagaaaactaaaaatcttttttaaatatgtatttgtggaatgaagaaaaaaaacactgaagGCTATAATGAATCAAACTGGAGACtgctaaaagagaaaatatagtgCTGATAAGGGCTAAGATCTCTACAAAGAAATACTAAtaactattttcaatttttaaggccgctattttctttttatatcttatcTAATTAGCGTTCCTCCACTGATAGGAATGACAACAGTGTGCTGAATGAGGCACTGAGATAGAGGCCAGAAAAGTAAAGATACAGAATATGAACAtctcttaaatgttttttaaagtgacCAAAATTGATTGATTTTGCAGCGATGAAGCCCTTTCTTGAAAGaccatttattttgatttattcttcTGCATATCTGTTTACGGaaaatgttttttacatttttctgtaccacagaagaaatgaaggagataACTCCTATTTATGCTTCAGAAAAGTAAAATCGTGGCCCACTTCAATTTACTAATTCTTTAAGGAATAGACAGGATTTGAGATGATTTTTACAGCAATTCATaacattatcattttcatttaaaattaatgttactTGCATTTCCAACATAATATTTCATGATCCTTTCACTATTTATCTTCATGTTTTCAATCAGgaaatatttctaattaatttcTCTAATTAATGTGGACAAAAGAGACatgcttatttttaatgaatactaATATATGAGTAAACAAATACATTGGTTTTTTTGGACCCATCAAGTCAAACAGATGTGTATTCACAGGAAAATAAATCAACCTGAATTCtatgatccattaaaaaaaaaaaaggtgctgcCAATATCCAGGTAACTTCAGTAAAAGCAAGCAGTGCTGGATTTGCAAACAGAAGAACTGGATTAAAGTCCCAATTCGCCAGTTGGACACATTACTCCAGTTATCTAGAATCTTTTTAAACAtgagtttcctcatatgtaataTAGGGATGTTAAATACGTAGTTAATGAGGAtggtattaaaattataattgagaAGGTTTGTATTTAAAAGCTCAGCAAACTGTAAAATGCCAaggtatcattattattactctgCATTAATTATATATGACATATCATTCCAGAGATTTTCAGAAATGCTCCAAGCCATCCTctgagaatgaataaaaaagcaagaaaaaggatTTAACCACTTAAATAGTCATATCACTTTCATATAGTTAATTTTCTCAACAGACTACAAGTATGTTAATAATTATGGgaagtttaaaatctaatttaaaataattagaggTTGAGAATAATTACTTCTTTGCAAAAGACACAGgtgataaaaatagtatttaagaGAAACactaattgggatccctgggtggcgcagcggtttggcgcctgcctttggcccagggcgcgatcctggagacccaggatcgaatcccacatcgggctcccggtgcatggagcctgcttctccctctgcctgtatctctgcctctctctctctctgtgactatcataaataaataaaaattgaaaaaaaaaataaaaaaataaaatatttaaaaaaaaaaaaaaaataagagaaacactAATTATCCAGGTATCAAATACTAGactataaaaattctcaaaattagCCAATCTTATTTTTTGAGATAACATAGTCAATGACTAAAAACTAAAACtccatcttttaaagaaaaacaaaactgaaaagattcagttttaaaagatttgacTTGCTAACTTCAAAGCAGTATTTCAAGAACTAAACATTCATTCTAGGTACTTACAGCATGCCCAAGTATTGCATGTGCTATTTCATggcccagaaggaaggaaagttgATGGCTATCAGTCACACTATTTAAAAGTCCAGTGAAGATAAACACTTGTCCATTCTGtaccataaagaaaataatgtaagcAACTGGAACACCttaaaaaaacaaggacattaaatttaacaattaaaaatttagtgTGAGTACTTTTACTTACTGGAAGCACAAAGGCATTTACATCTGGAGAATTGACCACATGGATAATCCAATTGATCTCAGAGACCCCTGGAATATCTTTATTGCATTCAATCAAATGATTAACTACTTCTTTAACCATTAGGTATCTGGCATCCTTCTCAGTGagcatatcatttttaaattcttccatcCACTGAAAGATTAAAAAGTCATCTTTATTTTAAGGAGTTTTAGCTCCACAAAATGTTTATATTGCTTTATGAAGAGTTATATAGCTACTTACtgttgaacattttaatttttaattatgtaaaatcTACATATTCTAAACACTCAAATCCTTAAATTGAATTATTCATGCAAAGGCAATGCAAATGGAATAAATTCTATTAaccaatatttttcatataaattggttgaaataaaactttcatctttttctattagtctataaagaaagaaaatgcttaagTATGATTTCTactttcctaaatatttcagaaaacaaaacattgcCTGGGGAACAGAGATTTCACATAAGGAAGtgtaatacaaaagaaaattactttcatAACCCACTGAATAGAAAAACACCCTATATACTTACTGAAAAACTTAaacttctaccaaaaaaaaaaaaaagacatttcattaattttaaagtgTTTCATTCACACAGAATGAAAGGaaattactgaaattttaaaactaatggGCATGCAATTTCCTCTATACGATGTTGAGTAAGACTAGCCACCAAATGAAGACACTTTTTCTGAAGCTATATTCCATAAGAAACCCTTTCAAGTCTAGGAAAATTAaagatgttttgaaaatattactttaatttccataaaatgtaaaacttctttTACATGCGGATCAAGAACTTGATAACCTTCCCTgagatgtatttaaaaaaaagatgattttgtaGAATTGGGATCTGAAACAGTCTTTTtatcaatagcatttttaaaaagcgtAAGTCACCAATGTaaactgaaacaacaaaaaaacattatatattaACCCTTCTGAAGTGgatgaaacaaaattatatagaattataGTGCTTTATAATATCTGTATAAAAATGtgtgcttgaattttttttttaatgattttatttatttattcatgagagacacagagagagagaggcagagacataggcagagggacagtcaggctccatacagggagcccgatgtgggacttgatccctggtctccaggatcacaccctcagccaaaggcagagctcaactgctgagccaaccaggcatccctgaattttCATATCAAGCAAGTTATTACAtttgtagattaaaaaataaaaagaataggggtacctgggtggttcagtggttgagcgtctgcctttggctcagatcacaatcccagcatcctgggatcaagtcctgtatcaggctccctgcagggaagcctgcttctccctctgcctatttctctgcctctctctctctttctctctctgtatctcatgaataaataaataaaatcttttaaaaaagaacacatacaaacatatatataattttttaaagcttctaaaTGATATAAATGGTAGAAGACATACTGATTTAACACTAGGCCTATCTCACTCAATCCTTCCACAACATTTTCCTCAAACTTGCTTCAGACAAGACTACTCTAAGAAACATCTCCAATCTCTGTATAAACTCAACTAGAAGAGATGCATCTTATCTTTACTGAGAACAATCTTTTTAGTGAAAACacattgttatttcttttttaatggtaaCTTTCCACGGACAAACTCAAGttgaactgaaatttaaaaatacaaagatttaGCCACACCAAAGCTGTCAAGTGAGACTACGAGactttaattcaacaaatactaattgagcacatactatgtgtGCACTAAGAACTGGTCAAAGAGGATCTATCCTCAAGAAACTCACTAGTGGTATAAAATGCTTAACTTGTATTTGCTAAGGAGTTAAGACTTCTGAATTACAACTTTAATTtgcattcaaaaaatataataaattgccaaaaatgatgtttttggggaaaaaatcttATTCTACATTACTTTCAAGGTATAAAAATTCTATTACATACCTACTTATccaaaaaaatacatactaagTACTACTTTGTATGTTGTGCTAGTACttaagataaaatgataaaacagacAGGGCCTCTGTTCCCAGAGCTTAGTCTAACAAAGGAGACAGAtcagcaaataaataattatgcaaataATTGTTGTTACCCTCATGATAagtgatttaaaagaaaagcacagtatgcaaggaaaataaaagtaggtgggacacctgggtggctcagtggttgtgcgtctgcctttggctcagggcatgatcccggagtcccaggattgagtcccacatcgggctgcctgcatgtagcctgcttctccctctgcctatgtctctgccctctcgctgtgtctcttatgaataaataagtaatctttaataaaaaaaaaaaaaaaaagcaagaaaataaaagtaggaGTCCTGACCCCAATATAGCCACCACTGGACACAATTACAAATGAGCTGATTTATAATTTAGTCTGTATGAAGTATACCCTCAAAGCCTACTGTAGCCAACCTGCCTAACCCAGTCTGGATAATCAAGGAAGGCTTTCCTGAGAAAGTGACATTCAAGGTGACATGtcatgagaaggaagaaatgagaagaaaagcaagGTAGGCAGTTGGAATACTGAGTATGAAAGGTTGGAGGCCTTTcaggaaaatgttaattttctatcAAAGACTAACAAAAAAGTAGTGCCTCTTTCATACTTAAGAAATTTTTCCCGCTTTGAGTATTATATTAAGCAATTACAAACAATTCATACTACTTACTGCTTCGTATTCCAATTCTGATAAAAGTCTGAAATGTTCTTTCCCCAATAATAGTAACTTGCTCCTTCCTGTGACAGGACTGACTTCCAGGTGagtaaaataaaacactacaAAGAGCAATCCAAAACTACTGAAACAAAGGAGTAActtccatttattctttcttaaactTTCTTTAAATAGCTCCTTCTTGTTAGGAGGAAGTGCCTGCCACCATTTCCTTATGCCcctagagcaaaaaaaaaattcaaagttctGACAATAGTATCAGCACATATCACCAAAACTTAATCTTATGCTAGGAGTTTACGTCATCAAACACTTGAATTTTTGTGATATATTTCTCCGTGtagatgaatttttttcaatttatacaATTCTTGgctaaataatgaaaaagtaatCAGTTATATAGaactataattaaaaattctaatgttaaaaaaaattctaatgttcacttaaattttaagttttttaaagatgaacaCTAAAGGAGTAGCAATTTTACACAACTACCATTAGTTTAACATTTATTGACTGTTTACCACATGCAAACTACTATTCTAGTCGTTATATACAGGtcatctcatttaaccttcacatTAACCCTGTTTCAGAAGAGAATACTGAGCAAAGCAACTTGTCCAAGGTTGCAGACGTAACCAGCTAAGACAGTGTGACTCCAGAGTCAGAGTACTTAACCACTTAATAGGGATGAACTGCCCTAACACGCTTCTGAGGGGGTTATGGTACAATAATCTATACCTCTAACCATGATCCTCCCTACTAGTCATCAGAATTCTGGCACAATCTGCCAGGACTTCAAGCAAGGTACTAAGGAAACAACCTCAGCACTGAGTTTTAGAAATAACTATTGCTCACTagcaaaaaaaacccactattcTCCCAAGAACGCGACAAAGGAGAAGAGCATAAACACTGTAAATAAGGAAATAACAGgaacacctgcgtggctcagtagttgagcatctgcctttggctcagggcatgatcccggggtcctggaattgagttcagcatcaggctccccgcagggaacctgcttctgcctctgcctatgtctctgcctctctctctatgtgtctcatgaatcaataaataaataaagtcttttttaaaaataaggaaataagagaCTGTATAGCTAACACATGAGGAGGTCCACTTCCTACCAGGCAACAATACTCTCTGCTGGTTATCAGGGTTCGCAGACATTTTGACAAGCAATGTTTTCAACTCTGGGACAAACTTTTTCCTCATAAGTTCATCTGTGAAATCACAACAAAAACTTAAGATACATACATCATTCTCTTGACAAAATTCATCTTATAAAATAACTTCAagttatcttaattttattaagtGATACACTTAAAATACCTCAAAGTGTTTCAAGCTGAAGAGACTTATTTCCTATTTAAAACTtactatagggatgcctgggtgggtcagcagttgagcatccgtcTTCAGCCTACGGAGTgctcttggagacccgggatcaagtcccacattgggctcctgcatggagcctgtttctccctctacctgtgtctctgcctctctgtgtgtgtctctcatgaataaataaataaaatcttaaaaaaaaaaaaaaaactaactataTGTGACttattttctgcttaaaattaagatgataacacagctttaaaaatgtcattataatagtaaaaacaacaaaaagttaaaaataatgattaaaaaggatgaaaagagcCATTGGCCTAAGAACCTGGGCTGAGTTGTGACAAAGATTCTCTCTTCCATCAGATTCTACTCAGGCTCCCCTGAACTTTTTTCAACTAGGCCTCACCTTTGGACTTCTGTATCTCATCTCTTCATTGTCCAGTTTTCAGCAAGAATCCCACTAAATCAGTTTAGCCAGAACCCCCACCCTTCATATCTGATTATCCGCAGAATCTGATCAGGTTCCTCATCATTCACCAGCCTCCAAGTGATGTCTGACCCTCACCTGCCTTCAGCAAAAAGCCTCGTAGGGTCAGGTCAGGGAGAACCACCCTGTACTCCTGATATTTTCTCTTACTAATTTTCCATCCACCAAACCTCACCTTGGCTATAAATTCCCACTTACCCATGCTGTATTCAAAATTAACTCTGGTTCTATACTTAGGTCTCTTCCCCTACTGCAACAGTCCTGCATAAAATGTTTACTGCTTTAACTGTAGGCTAGCTCTGATTTTCTTTGATAGCCATTACTTACATTCAGAGCTAacacaggggcagccccagtggctcagcggtttagcaccaccttcagcccagggcctgatcctggagacccagtatcgagtcccacatgggctccctgcgtggagcctgcttctccctctgcctgtgtttctgcctctctctgtctctcatgaataagtaaataaaatctttaaaaaaaaaaaaaaaaagagctaacaCAGCTGTATTTTTTCTGAGTGCCAATGTCAAATCTTAGGAACACAATACATTAGAGAGTACAAGTTCTCAAtttctgataaaaagaaaattggtttGGTTAGTATGGGAGGAGGAAGGCACAGAAGGGCCCATAGAAAGGGCCTGTCTTCAAATATAAGAAAGCTTGATGAAGAAACAATGCTTAACTTTATCTTTCTTCAATCTTCATGGAGCaaataagagaaaacaagatTATTTAGGGGAGAAGGTTTAAATTAAAGTATTATTTagctataaaaatgtaattattatgaAGGAGTACCcaagagaaaataacaaagatgtgctggaaatagaagaaataaataaatactaattagggacacctgggtggctcagcggttaagcatctgcctttggctcagggtgtgatcctggagacccaggatcaagtcccacatcaggctccccgcaggaagcctgcttctccctctgcctatgtctctgcctctctctgtgtgtctctcatgaataaattaattaaaaaattttaaataaaagaaaaataaatagcaattaaGTGTTAACTTGGCTAGGAAGGAGCCCATTCTTAAATAAGTGAAGTTCTTCAGTTTCATGACCCATTGCCTCAGATTCCATAAACTTAACATGTTTGTTACTGTTCTTACACACAAGCCATAACCAACATTTCTCATTCTTATAATCATAAacataaatcctttaaaaagtgtCTATAAAATTTCTTAGAGATCATATTTTTATACTATAATATACAAtaaattagggcacctgggtggctcagtcagttaagcattctaTTCTTGAATCtggctcagttcttgatctcagggtcatgggatcgaaccctgtgtcaggctccatgctcagcacagagtatacttaggattctctctctctctctaccccctgcgctgtcaataaataaataaataaataaataaataaataaataaaatctttaaaaaaataatatgcagtaaattatttcaagattactaaatcataaaaaaaagattactaaaTCATACTTAACAAAACTGGGTAGAACCAATTGTTCAGAAACTTAATTTTGAGCTAAATATGGAAAATGGGAAATCTAACAAGTTTTCATTAAAAGTatagtttataataaaaaatatagtttttaatataaaagtttattttttaaaagctttttaccTGCCTACAATGATTGCAAATAGTTTCTGCACTGGTTTAAGAATTATCAACAAGAGAGGAACTGGAGCAGCTTGAAACCGAGAAGAAGTGTGGAAACTCCTGGTGTCTCTTTTGGGAAGACAGTTTAAAGGATGCAATAGTGAAAGGGCAGGAACTCCTGCAACTTCTTTTATCAGTAGCTGTCTCGAAAAAGAGCCATTCCACGCAGTACAGTTTGGGGTAACCATCCCAAATTCCTTACATCTCGTGCTCAAGAGGCATTTCGGTCGTTTGTTATTAAAAgtcctacagaaataaaaattttcaggcAGAAAAGTCAACCTATCACACTGATTCACTTCCAGACCCTGACACTTATTAACTATCTGACTAATTTGTACTTGATGACAGTCTGGTGAGGTCACAGTTAGTGTGTTACATCTTCTCCAGTTGGTCAGCAAATGTATTCGGAAGAAAACACAGTTTCTAGTAGCAGATTGCAGTCCACAGATGAAGCTcatctttcttctccttgattatctggaacacacacacaaaaaaaataagttataaatatCTCTGGAAAATACTTATTTACAAAGCCTGGAACATAACCCTTAAGAAACAGgtgtgtcgggatccctgggtggcgcagcggtttggcgcctgcctttgtcccagggcacgatcctggagacccgggatcgaatcccacatcgggctcccggtgcatggagcctgcttctccctctgcctgtgtctctgcgcctctctctctctctgtg
This region includes:
- the OMA1 gene encoding metalloendopeptidase OMA1, mitochondrial isoform X1; amino-acid sequence: MSFICGLQSATRNCVFFRIHLLTNWRRCNTLTVTSPDCHQVQISQIVNKCQGLEVNQCDRLTFLPENFYFCRTFNNKRPKCLLSTRCKEFGMVTPNCTAWNGSFSRQLLIKEVAGVPALSLLHPLNCLPKRDTRSFHTSSRFQAAPVPLLLIILKPVQKLFAIIVGRGIRKWWQALPPNKKELFKESLRKNKWKLLLCFSSFGLLFVVFYFTHLEVSPVTGRSKLLLLGKEHFRLLSELEYEAWMEEFKNDMLTEKDARYLMVKEVVNHLIECNKDIPGVSEINWIIHVVNSPDVNAFVLPNGQVFIFTGLLNSVTDSHQLSFLLGHEIAHAILGHAAEKASLVHLLDFLGLIFLTMIWAICPRDSLALLGQWIQSKLQEYMFDRPYSRTLEAEADKIGLQLAAKACVDVRASSVFWQQMEFADSLQGYPKLPEWLSTHPSHGNRAERLDRLIPQALKIREICNCPPLSGPDPRLLFKLSMKHFLEESEKENLKITAEKQKMDTLTIQQQKQIPLTYIVEKRTGS
- the OMA1 gene encoding metalloendopeptidase OMA1, mitochondrial isoform X2, yielding MPLEHEMGIRKWWQALPPNKKELFKESLRKNKWKLLLCFSSFGLLFVVFYFTHLEVSPVTGRSKLLLLGKEHFRLLSELEYEAWMEEFKNDMLTEKDARYLMVKEVVNHLIECNKDIPGVSEINWIIHVVNSPDVNAFVLPNGQVFIFTGLLNSVTDSHQLSFLLGHEIAHAILGHAAEKASLVHLLDFLGLIFLTMIWAICPRDSLALLGQWIQSKLQEYMFDRPYSRTLEAEADKIGLQLAAKACVDVRASSVFWQQMEFADSLQGYPKLPEWLSTHPSHGNRAERLDRLIPQALKIREICNCPPLSGPDPRLLFKLSMKHFLEESEKENLKITAEKQKMDTLTIQQQKQIPLTYIVEKRTGS